The following are encoded in a window of Alosa sapidissima isolate fAloSap1 chromosome 12, fAloSap1.pri, whole genome shotgun sequence genomic DNA:
- the scamp4 gene encoding secretory carrier-associated membrane protein 4, with product MTERVNNFPPLPQFFRIKPCFYQDVEEEIPPTHRQLVRRVYNLWILYSITLCVNVVSCIAWWAGGGGAVNFGFALLWLILFSPCSYTCWFRPLYKAFRADSSFNFMMFFFIFFLQCVLALIQSIGIVGWGACGWIATVLFFSTNVGSAVIMLFSAILFTVVTVLMGLVLIRVHRLYRGGGGSMARAQEEWSSGAWKSAPVREAGFNAVAESGASFPQYPTSVPSYPDNRPW from the exons ATGACAG agaGAGTCAACAACTTCCCACCTTTACCTCAATTTTTCCGCATAAAACCTTGCTTCTATCAGGATGTGGAAGAGGAGATTCCACCAACACATCGTCAGTTAGTGCGCAGAGTGTACAACCTGTGGATAT TATACTCCATCACGCTTTGTGTGAATGTGGTGTCCTGCATTGCGTGGTGGGCAGGAGGAGGCGGCGCGGTCAACTTTGGATTCGCGCTACTATGGCTCATCCTCTTCAGTCCCTGCAGCTACACATGCTGGTTTAGGCCACTCTACAAGGCCTTCCG GGCCGACAGCTCCTTCAACTTTATGATgttcttcttcatcttcttccTTCAGTGTGTCCTTGCCCTCATTCAGAGCATTGGAATTGTAGGCTGGGGAGCCTG TGGTTGGATAGCCACAGTGTTGTTCTTCAGCACTAATGTGGGCTCTGCTGTGATCATGCTGTTCTCAGCAATTCTCTTCACTGTCGTTACTGTTCTCATGGGACTGGTGCTGATCCGG GTCCACCGGCTGTAccgtgggggagggggcagcaTGGCTCGTGCCCAGGAGGAGTGGAGCTCCGGGGCCTGGAAGTCTGCGCCAGTCAGGGAAGCGGGCTTTAATGCCGTCGCGGAGTCAGGTGCAAGCTTTCCTCAGTATCCCACTTCTGTGCCAAGCTACCCAGACAACAGACCATGGTGA